The segment GAATCCTGGCAATTTTCTGGACCAAACATGAATCCTGAATTGGAAAGTGCTAAGAGAAACCAGATTCTATTGATCCTGTCAAGTGGCTTTCTCTTAAATGCCAATATCCCAGATCTTAATTATTTCAAGGATTTCCTTTTATAAATCCAGGTTTTATCAGAGTTGGTTCTTTTGACAGATGAGATTTACCAGGATCAGGATTCAAATCTCAACATCTGCAATTTATTTGCCTTTTACATGTTAGACTAAGTCTCCTTTATACCATAAAAAGAATAaaattccttttttctttttcttctaaaTTACACTATAGATACAGtttcattttctttaaaaaaaatagtaGTTTAGCCTGAACTGTGGAGTTAGAACTCAGAAGAAGCATATCAGGATGCCAAACCATTTCTTGGTATGTTTGTAGTGTTGGACAATGATGGGAATGTTGAACCTTagcaatatttaaaaaaaaaaaaaaaaaaactgtttttttttaattagagGGAGTATATTTCTATTTGAAAGCACAAGTATTTATTTATAGTAATTGGTCAAAGAAACCAAAAGAGGGATATAAATTATGAACCAGAAAGAGACGGGCAATAAAAAGGCCAGGCAGCAAACAGAAATAGCCTGCCCTGTTGTAGTATTCTTAAAATTCTAGGTTCTGTTGTGACACATCTGCTTGAAGGCTTACGTGGCTTGACAAGTAATTTATTAGCAGAAATCTCCAAGAGAGGCTCCAAATTGAATGAAGCCGGTGGTCTGTTCTGTGATCTTGCTTGTATTTGGTATACTGATTCGTGGTTTTTTACAATGAAGTCATTTTTAttcttggaaaatgaaaaatatatatatttaaaaaaatatttagttgataaattaaaaagaaagagttttggaaaatgaaaatatagaaactaaaaaaaaaaaaggttaaatcggaaaatttgaaaacaaatgttttaaaatttaattgatgaatatatatttttcaacATCCAAAATCCTAACTTGATTTCAGTCCACACGAATGAAGGAactttttaacaataaaatttattttattttattttattttattttatgtggtcacttatgtttatttaaattaattctattttattatttaataaaatatacttTAACTAATTACTGTTATTTATCAAATTCTGATTTTGGAAAGCTCACAGCAGAACACAACCAGTATGCCAAGAGATGCTGACTATTGTAAAAAAATTAGTACTAAAATTTTTCATGATTGAAAAtagtttttttcctttttcatttaataaacatatttttaattttaagaaatttaaaatataactattaaatgaaaaaaaaaacccacaatttctttttcaaatcaAATGTAGCTTAGATTTGAATTTCAGGTCTTTCCAAATATTTGACACAAAAATCTGAAACTTGGTTCTACTCTATGGTATTGATGATAAAAGTAAAGTATTGGTCGTTGTCTAATGTCCACTACGGGCATATGTCCGATGCCACTACGAAAGTTAGGCATATGCTAAAGACGAAAAGAGAATATACCGTCTAATATTTTCTATCTACATTCCAAATCCCATAATCTATGTTAGTAacatattttatatactttttcttTTTGCAAATAGTAAATGTATCAATTTGAATTTAAGTTgggttcatttttattatttattttagttatttaaatttgaattgcaACAATGTTACTTGTTGTAAGGGTGTGTTTGCAATGAATTTTATTCAACAAAATCATGTTTAAGTATATTTTAAATAtgctatatattttttattttcttgaaaagattattttcacatttttaaATATATCAGGttcatgttatatatatatatatatacaaaactttttcatttattttaaaacatttcaaatatattaGGTTCATAATCTTTTtaccattttctttttccttataGGAAGAAAATAGGTTGGCATTAAAACGAAGAAGGTCGGTATTATAaatgtatatgatgaaaataaacaaattttagtACTATAAATATATACTATGAAAATAAATAGATTTCACAAAACTAAACACATTAGCCTAATTTTAGggtttgtttataatttaaaaattaagtaatGAATTTAAGATATATAATTTCTTtggtatattatttaaaattatattatcaatttaaaaattaaatcattgaaatattaaaataaaataaattgaaaaaaatctaAATTTAGTATAGattgttaaaaattaaatttttaaatttttcaataAACTATCAACTTGAGATTGAAATATCTAGAAAATAATATATAGAGACAATTACTGTCTCAATGCCATAAAAAAACAAAACTTTATTCgtgctaaaataggatttgtaGAAAGTGGTTAatgatttttctttctttataaaaTACAAACGGATGATCTTAAAATTATAcaataattttaattcaatttgtactttgatatataaattttgatttagcgTAATTATATATACAAAAATTTTGATTGTAATTCAAATGTGTaagtgaaattttaattttaatctaatcATACATATTAGTacgtcaatttatttttatattaaattaatataattatttatgtatataatatataaatataaaataatattgtatcaataattataatagtaatatatgagaattgaattaaattaaaatacatatataaaattacatggaatcaaaatttatttataaaattacatataatatcgaaatttatatattctttcgagattttgatgaatttttagaAGAATATTCCAATAAAGGGAAAAAATATTTCATTTTCTGTTTTATATTTCGTTGACGTGGATTTTTCATATCGAAAGTCATAAAGTTCTCTCCGAGCGACCAGCCAAGGAAAGAAAAAGGCAAAATCCTTACCGAATTTTCTGGCCATTATAAATAACCAGAAACACAGGCCTCCGTGAATTGAACTCACCACCATTAACAGTCGACTACTACACCGCGCCTCCATTTCTTCTTTGACCAGCGCCAATTAACTCTTAAATTTTCTACCGTAAGCTTTTCTTCTGCAAATTGTTTTACTGAATTTTCCTTTAAAATTTATCTtgatatctaaaaatatagataATAGTAATATTTGCAGTTTATCTTAAATTAcagttttttcttttccttttaatttgtgaaattatggcCTAAGTTCAATGTTTTTCTTGTTAAGAATTGATCTATTTCGATTTGCAAGGTAATTAATAAGTGCTTCTTTCGCTTTTCAGCGGTAGTATTTCGAGATTCATGTCTGATTGCTGAAACATCGATGGCCAAACCTTTGAAGAAGTTCGTTTCATGTGTTATTCTTGATCTGGATGGTACACTTCTTAACACTGGTAAACTTAATTTCTTcatatttctttgaaattttgttcttttctcttcttcttaaCACGTTTTGGGTTGATAGCTTTTCTTCTCTTCCCCCCTCCCCCCCTTTAAATGCATTTTCAGATCACCCGCTTTTAGTCTCAATTATATGAAATAAAAGAATATATGTGCGCACAGACATACTTTTGGGTGCTCCGATTATGGAcccaattttaaaatatttgagacTATTGCTTTCTTGATGTTTTGCAACTATTTGCTTTTGAGTATTGATTTATATAGTAATGATTTGTTTTACTTTCATGATAGATGGTGTAGTAAGTGAGGTTTTAAAAGGATTTTTGGCTAAGTATGGGAAACAATGGGATGGAAGAGAAGCTCAAAGAATAGTAGGAAAAACACCATTGGAAGCTGCTGCAGCTGTAGTGGAAGAATATGGTCTTCCTTGTGGAAAGGAGGAATTTCTTGCAGAACTTCAGCCAGTATTCTATGCACAGTAAGTCAGGTTTTATGTGTTTTCTTTTAGGCGTGGAAATAACTTGAACTGGTACAATGTTGAGGCTCTCATTTATGCACTTTGTAATTGTAGGTTGTGCAACATTAAACCTCTTCCAGGTGCCAGTCGGCTACTTAAACATTTGAGTGGTCATGGTGTGCCGATGGCTTTAGCTTCAAACTCTCCAAGGGGAAGCATAGAATCCAAAATTTCTTATCACCAAGGTTTTCTTCATAGGAACTTTTAGTGACTCTTGAATCTCTTATTGGAGCTGTCTACTTAACCTTTACTTTGCAGGTTGGAAAGATTATTTCTCCGCCATTGTTGGTGGTGATGAAGTGACTGCAGGGAAGCCAAGTCCTGAGATGTGAGTTGCATCAGTATATGGTCTGATCTTCTGTTAGAAATATTTCTCTAACGTGCAAATAAAATTCTagcttttcttttttgttttagcTTATAAAAGTCTACACTCTCGATTTCCTATTACAGATTCCTGGAAGCTGCTAAAAGGCTAAATAGAGAACCTTCAAGCTGCCTAGTCATTGAAGATTCTATGTAAGTGGCTTCCACCTTTATTAAGGTTTGCTGGCTAATATGTTCTCTCTTTTGATGATGATCTATTAGTTACACTTCATTTTGtaataatttaagttaattttttacCCAGAACATGCTCTGTATATTATTTTGCTCCTTGAAACAAttccttaattttttttactaattGTTCCTTGAAATAATTCATCTTGTTATTTGCACAAGTATTTAAATGTTCACGATAGCAGctggtattttttttttttttttgcaagagAAATTATAGCTCTAATTAATTTATATGGAGgacaaaatgaaatgaaaaaggtAGAAAGAAAGGAACTCTAGCTGTCTCAAGTCCCTACTAAATTTCATTGCTCTAGCAGTCCTTTTGGCAACTTAGGAACATTTTGTGCTAGCCGTTAAGTATTGAAAGCATGCCCTATTTTCCTGACTTATTGTCTTGCAACGTTTAgatgttttgttgtttttattaattaGCACTAGCAACTCATTAGCATATGACATAGTTTTTTCTTTCACTAATACTGGGAACTTGCATTGCCAGGCCAGGTGTTACAGCTGGTAAGGCTGCTGGAATGGAAGTGGTTGCTGTGCCATCTGTTCCAAAACAAGCGCATCTTTACACCTCTGCGGATGAAGTGATAAACTCTCTGCTTGATTTGCAACCTGAAAAGTGGGGCCTACCTCCATTTCAAGATTGTAAATCTTTTGACACCTACATCTTTGTATTACATCATGGTTAGTAACCTTACTTGTAAACAATAATCATGAGAAAATGGTGTTGTGATTGCAGGGATAGAGGGAACTTTGCCAACAGAACCTTGGTATATCAGTGGTCCCGTCATTAAGGGATTTGGCCGTGGCTCAAAAGTTCTTGGGATCCCTACAGGTATATAATAAACTGTTTGCTAAGCTAGTCTCTGTCTTTACGCTATTTTGGCCTTTGTGTGGGAAGAAATCACACAGATATCTACCTGTAACTCAGACCCCTAATAACTTAAGAGTCTTTGAGCCATGTTGCTTTGTTATAACATCCAAAGTCTTAGACATTTGTTCATATTTCGTCTGTTTTGCTTCATATCCTGATCTCTTTCGTCTCTTTTTTCCAGCCAACTTGTCACCCAAAGGTCACTCAAGCCTCCTTTCAGAACATCCTTCAGGGGTATATTTTGGTTGGGCTGGATTGTCTACAAGAGGTGTTTATAAAATGGTCATGAGCATCGGTTGGAACCCATATTTCAACAATGCTGAAAAGACTATAGTGAGTGCAATAATAACTTGGATGTTAACCACTGCAAGTCTTATTAATGATTGTTAACTCTTTATTTTCTAAACATGATTCATGCTGCAGGAACCATGGTTGCTTCATGAATTTACTGAGGACTTCTATGGTGAGGAATTGCGTCTTGTCATAGTCGGCTATTTACGACCCGAGGTATCATCCAAAATAGTTAGCATGCCTTTGCAGTTGTCCCCCCCCccccaaccaaaaaaaaaaaaaagttgtggTTTTTAGTGACAAGTTTTGCATGCTAACAGGTTAATTTCCCATCCCTCGAAAGCCTGATAGCGAAGATTCATGAGGACAAAAGAATCGCAGAGAGAGCCCTTGATCTTCCATTGTATTCAAAGCACAAGGATGACCCATATCTAAGTAGTTCTTTTCACAGTGAAAGCAACCATTCATGATCTACTGGATTTTTAGTTTTCATTTGGAAAGAAACTAATTCGTGAAAATATTGTTTCCTTCTTTCATGACAGAAGCCATTCAATACGATCACAAGGGCCATCGGCCATTATTTTTAGATTGGATGTTAAAGAGACTATGAACAAAGATCCAAGTTTTCAATGTGTTGTATCAGTCGTTATTGTCATATGAAAATATCATTTCCTCGTCTCCGTGCACGTTTATATACTATTTTCTACATTCATGGACTCATATTCATGTGGCAAAAAGTTCCATACTTTTTCTTCCTTTTGATAATCTACTCTGTTCATTATacctaaataaaattttaactttcagCCCAAATAATTTTAAATGGTATTCAAATAAGTTTTTAAAGCTTATTATAAACCAATATTTTTATCTAAGTATAATAAAAGTATGAGAATTTACTTAAAAATACTCAAAGAGGACAAAAGGGAAAAAAAGGGAGTGTATTGTGGCGAAATATGCAATTCAATTGAAGTTTAGAGGTTTCTAAGCAAACTAAGCCAAAAAAGTCAAAAACCTAGAAGAAAAATGaggataaaataatatttattgtctaaatttgacaaatttttttttctttgttcttaGAACTTTTTTTTCACATCAGtccttaatattatttttaatttagtctttgaacttgaaatatttatttttcaatttggtcTATGAACTTATATTTCGTTAAAGTAAAATGACGTGACATTTAAAGATTACTCTACACCATTACTTgaaaatttttaagaaaatatttttttgtatatTAAAGATTTTATATAAAGTTTTCTGAACTTTTAAGTGATAATGTGATACAATTTTAAAAGTAACACGTCACCAAACATGGACAAAATTCAAGTTTACAGATCAAATTAGGAATAATAACAAAGTTTTAGGACTAATGTGCAAAAAATATTCTGGGGCCAAATTAGAAATGTTGTCAAATATAGGGATTAACTATTGCTTTATCTAAAAAAAATAGTGGCAGGAGTACAGGTGATCATGGGTTGGGCTACCTGGCTCGGCCCGAAGGCCTGCCAAAAAAATGAGAGGGTTcaggtaaaaatataggctcgaaatatgggtttgggcaaaaaaagaggcccgtttagaaaacgagTTGGGCCTCGGGTTAAACTTTTTTTGCCTGGGCCCGGCCTGGCTCGAATTATATActgaataaatttttttatttttaatcattttactttttttattttcaattttaatataacaactttttattatattttcaatttgtgtattgttttaagaattattttagtctcattttttatttgtttcttgttttaatatttatttttatgtttttaaatgtatttgatttattatatttttaattttttatttaatgaaagaaactaaaagaaaaatatgGGTCGGGCTGGGCTCGagcttaataattttattttgagtCGAGCTTGAACAAATTTTTAGACTCATGTGTCGAGCCAAGCAGGGCCGAACTTAAAATTTTGTCTGAGCCCGGCCCGGCACACGATCACCTATAGGCAGTAGTGGCAAAAAGACGAGACAAGTAGACAACGCCACCCTCGCGGCTCCTCTTTCTCAAAGCTGTAGTGTTTTGGCGGCAAAATGGGAGAAGAGGAGCGAGAAGAAGAGATTAAGCTACCAAGCTCCCAAATCGAACCAACGGAAACCTCAGAATCTCCAAAGCAACAGGAATACGAGTGGCCTAAGATTAGATTCAATGTTCCTCCCTACAGAACTTACCACTTTCATAATCAGTTCAGAACTGGTCCCAACCCTAACAATTTTCTCAAAGGCGTCAAATGGTATTTTTCCTTCCCCTTTTTCCACCTTCTCCTATTCTCTTTTTCCCCCATTTTATTTTGAGTTGTATGGGTTTGGTCTTTTGCAGGTCTCCTGACGGCTCCTGTTTTCTCACCAGTTCCGAGGATAATACTCTTCGCCTTTTCTACTTGTATTTTTTTTCTAGTACTTCTTTTTTAGCCTTTCTTTTATGGTTTATTTCTTGTggatttttattagtttttgtcTTCAAAATTTATTATTAGGCCGGATGATGGAAGCGCTGATCAAATTACTGCATGCTCTTCAGTCTCTGAAGAAGGTAAATTTCTTATGTACTCCTTACAACAGGTTGTATAGGAAAAACCAGTGTGGCTCTTTTTAGATTTAGTTTAACATTGTGGTTTTACTTCTATACGTATAGATTCCTATGCTGCGCAACTTGTTGTGAGTGAAGGGGAATCTGTTTATGATTTCTGTTGGTATCCATATATGTCAGCTTCAGGTGCTTTtcttattttacattttttttcaaTAAAGTTCTTTAGTTATATTTTCATTTGCGGTTTAAATCTAGTCCTATGCGACTGCCATGTTGTTCAATATAGATCCAGTTACCTGTGTGTTTGCTACGACTACCCGTGACCATCCGATTCATCTTTGGGATGCTACTTCTGGCCTGGTAATTATTCATTTCGATCTCATATTTGCATTTATTGAATGAGATTAATGGTTATCATTGAAAGACTTCAATAAAACTCGATGATTATGTTGTATCTAGCAGCGAGCAGGCAGAGTTTTATTAACCATTTGCATTTACTAAATTTGGTGTCTTAACTTTTACAGCTACGTTGCACGTACCGAGCTTATGATGCTGTGGATGAAATCACTGCTGCATTTTCAGTTGCATTTAATCCTGCAGGGACTAAGTAAGCTAAGACATCCGCACAAAAGCATCATAATTTGCTCAAATTCTTTTCCGTTGAATTTAGTTCATATGTTTTGAGCTTGAAATTTTTCTCTtgagatttttgaaaaatataaaatttcaaacTTATGTTTTCTCATGTACCTTGTTATTCCCTTTGGGGAATGCTCCACTTTCAAAGAAGTTTAATCATAACATGGGCATTTTCACTGGCTTCCACTGATATTGcgttctttatttctttattcttgTAGGGTATTCGCTGGCTACAACAAATCTGTTAGAGTGTTTGATGTACATCGACCTGGTAGGGATTTTGTACAATATTCAACACTACAAGGGAACAAAGAAGGTCAAACGGGTAATTTTTTAACTGAGCTAGTTAATGATCCCATTGAAGCTAAAGCATATTGTAATGATCTTAGCATTGGACTACAGGTATTATATCTGCAATTGCCTTTTGTCCTACTCACACTGGAATGCTAGCAACGGGATCTTACAGCCAAACTACTGCAATATATAGGGAAGACAATATGGAGCTCTTATATGTTTTACATGGACAAGAAGGTGGGATAACGCATGTAAGTTAGCATTTATTCCAGTCACatggttttatttattatactGGCTAGGAAAGGcaaatgtttttctttttcacCTTTGTTTCAGGTGCAATTTTCAAAAGATGGAAATTATCTATATACTGGAGCCCGGAAGGTAACGTTCTCGACATATTCCTCATTCCATATACAACCAATTAAATGAAAAGACAAATTTTGCTTGCCCTTTTCTCTTTCTTCATTCTTGAGTGATACATACAATCTTTGTTGTATAATTAGAGATTATCCCTTTCTTATGAAATAATTGAAGGATCTAAAATGCATTTTGCTTTTGTATACTTTTATATGAGAATAACTTGAAATACTTCTAGCTTGTTGATTAATTAAGCAATATTAATGTTTAGATCAATGCCATAGAAAGGTTGTTGTATCTCAAATCAGTCTTTAGAATGCTTGACTGTAGTGTAATTTTACCGGTATCTAAACCACCAAAAGTTAAAGCAGAATCCTTTCCTTGATTGGTTTCAAAAATGCTCCATGAATGGTATTATGATTTGTTATTATATGTATCAATAACTCCGTTTTTTCATTCCCTTCAAACTTTCCATTTTGATGAAAGTTGCTCTAATCATTTAAATTTTCCTGTATGAAAATACCCTAAATTGTAATGGCATCACCAATGCTTAACATTGACGGTGTCttttatcaattcatcatttaggaTCCTTATATTATGTGCTGGGACATAAGAAAAGCTGTTGAAGTTGTCTACAAGTAAGTAATTTAATCTTATAGATGCTGCTGcaaacttcttttttttttttttaattcttttgaaAAAGAAAGCAAAACAAAGAAATATATATAGATTCAAGCAATCAAGTAAAAGAAATTAATTTGAGCACACTCATATACCTCAGAAATGAAATAGTTTTGAATGCATTGAATTTTAATGCCTATAATTTTGTTTGTGGCTTCAAAATAACCACCATAAAAGTGGATATACCAATTTTCGTATGTGGTTTTTAGTCTTCTTGACTGCAAGTTTTAATTTATCATGCACACTTTTAGTGACAAAATTGAAGTCCATGTCTTATTTACACCTTGTTTGCAGGTTATACAGATCATCTGAATCTACCAACCAACGAATAGCTTTCGATATTGAGTGCTCAGGTCGGCATCTTGGTACAGGTGGCCAggtaaaattttgtttttcatCCATTACTTCTGATCCAAATTCTAATGTCAATGCGTGATTTATACTCTGCTGATTTCTCTGAAAATTATTTCCAGGATGGTCTTGTTCATATTTACGATTTACAAAGCGGACAGTGGGTATCAGGCTTTCAGGCTGCAGCTGGTTGAGCATTCTGCATTTCTTTAGGAAGAAAGTGATTCATTTTTTCTTATCTTGAGAAATGATTGATTTCTTACCAGTTGTAATATAATCTACAGATACCGTCAATGGTTTCTCTTTTCATCCTTTCCTGCCAAAAGCTGCCTCTTCATCAGGCCACCGAAGATTTCAAATTCTCGAGGACGACAATGAGGATTTGCAGTTGAGAGGTACTTCCAGTTACATCAATAACTACCTTTCACAAATTCTTGAGGACGTATAActtattattatggttttcactCACTTGTTCCATTTCACAAGTACTTTTGCACTGTGACAGAATTATGGTGGTGTTTTATTTCATAGACGTAAATGATATCTGTCAATGATGCCATTCTGTATTGGATGTAGGTGAGGAAAATTGTGCTTCTGTTTGGAGTTTCTCGTATGATGTTACTGCTGGAGAACAACCTTGAATGTTGGGTCATTTTGACGGTCAATGGGAACATAGAAAGGGATCCCCCATTTTTGTAACTAGGTGAACATGCAAGAATGTCATTTTCGTAATTATGGTACTTTGTCACATTTAATACAAACATTACGGCGGTTGAGCAAAATGTTTGTTTTCTTGGTTCAAAACATATGTCCATGGCAATGATAAACGCCGCCATTTATAACATTGTTGTGGTGGAATGTAATGTTTGATCTCAAAAGTACTTCACTTCCATTTCCCAAAAATATCAAGGCTCAGAAGTTTTAACTCTTATCAAATGTAAAACAACGCTTTGTCACTGCAAGTCTGGCTTAACTCTTATCTGTGTCTAAAACGCAGGAATTGAAGTCTGACTGATATTTTTGATAATGGGGCGGCTCCTGGAATTCAGAGCCACACTTGTCATAGAAAGAAAAACCAACcttttttattgatattttttaTTGTGCAGCGGCTCGTGGAATTATGAAGCTGACAAACCAGCTAAAGATAAACCGGCGAGATGATGTTCATAGTAGATCAACTGGTGTCTTAGTTAACCTGCCTTTGTTTGATTTCCGGGATGATAATCACTTAGGGGTGTTGATAGTTCGGATTGAGTTTATGCAtgatattaatacattttatatttgtttaagtttGGTAGGAAATACGAGTTCAAAATTTTGTTCAAACCTATCtatatttataaatgattaaCTGAAATTTATTTTAGACATgtccatattatttttaaaaaaattaaaagatattttttatttaatatttgtatatatttttatttattaaaattttatatacatagtcgctaatattttttttaatgtttgcACCATAATAGTATTATATACtactatatttttaatttttatgtattataaattgcataacatatataaatattatgatGAAAATTATTGCTAATTTTAAAATGGGTCGGATTGGGCTCAAACCTTAAATTTTAAGATTGagtttaattcattttaaaagtGCTTAATATTTTGTTTAGATCTTCCCAAATTTTAAATGGGCCTTTGAGCTTAAGTAAATTTTATAGTCCATGAACAGGTCTAATGATGACCTAATAAATATCTTTTTTTGGTTGCCAAACCCCAAAGAATCAAGGAATCTTGCTTCTTCTATTCCAAACTCCATTTGATCCTTGTACTATAAACAAATCAAATAAGGTCAAATTAGAACAAAGTTGAACAAAGTTAACAtttgatatttaaaatttgacatgaaaatttattatttttcatttacaGTTCAActccaaataaaatattttatttgcgtaaccataaaaaattttcaaaatataattttgttaAACAAGAAAAGTCattcttaaataataaatattaacttTGTTCCAATTTAGTCTaatttgattcctttttataaaACATGGACtaaattaatacattttaatagTAGATGAACTAATTTGATCCGATTCTTATAATAAAGGAACTTGCTAAGTATATTCACTTGTAATAAACCAAACAAATATACATATAACTTGTTCTAATTCATTCTCTCTCTACTACAATACAATGAATTGGCCCCAAAATTTAATGATAAAATCATGATTGTAAGAATCATAGTTGAAAATTGATTGCTCAATCGatatcataaaattaaaaataaaattaaattggattagcaaaaatcaatttaaaatgcCAAAAAAATTATTCCAACTAGTTAaaactattttaaatatttaattttattatttataaaataaatgattctatttctatttatttGTGCTTATTAACTTTCACATAGAATTTTTAGATttacatattgtaacaccccttacccgtattctgagcctagaatagggtacgaggcattaccgaacttaatatgatcaattatgtaaaaatcagccataaaacttcttctaaattaaaaactttcatatatatgtttaacgtcccttatatgggtctacggggcccaaaacatacattcagggtggttcgggacccaaccgtaaacatatgaaacttttgcaacacttagaaaattttcacactttggagagtcacacgctcgtgttttcaacccgtaactctctgtttatacttcatcacccttgtcatcAGATAcctcatataaataacaagaaacgtatgggctcaattctcattaaagttctcatatatatacacaatttcacgttatgtaatcatacaacatatatcaccATATctcgtaatctaaatatattttcataacaacttatcttgatttcatactatttcatatttaagcttaaat is part of the Gossypium arboreum isolate Shixiya-1 chromosome 5, ASM2569848v2, whole genome shotgun sequence genome and harbors:
- the LOC108450678 gene encoding bifunctional riboflavin kinase/FMN phosphatase isoform X2; this translates as MAKPLKKFVSCVILDLDDGVVSEVLKGFLAKYGKQWDGREAQRIVGKTPLEAAAAVVEEYGLPCGKEEFLAELQPVFYAQLCNIKPLPGASRLLKHLSGHGVPMALASNSPRGSIESKISYHQGWKDYFSAIVGGDEVTAGKPSPEIFLEAAKRLNREPSSCLVIEDSMPGVTAGKAAGMEVVAVPSVPKQAHLYTSADEVINSLLDLQPEKWGLPPFQDWIEGTLPTEPWYISGPVIKGFGRGSKVLGIPTANLSPKGHSSLLSEHPSGVYFGWAGLSTRGVYKMVMSIGWNPYFNNAEKTIEPWLLHEFTEDFYGEELRLVIVGYLRPEVNFPSLESLIAKIHEDKRIAERALDLPLYSKHKDDPYLSSSFHSESNHS
- the LOC108450678 gene encoding bifunctional riboflavin kinase/FMN phosphatase isoform X1, encoding MAKPLKKFVSCVILDLDGTLLNTDGVVSEVLKGFLAKYGKQWDGREAQRIVGKTPLEAAAAVVEEYGLPCGKEEFLAELQPVFYAQLCNIKPLPGASRLLKHLSGHGVPMALASNSPRGSIESKISYHQGWKDYFSAIVGGDEVTAGKPSPEIFLEAAKRLNREPSSCLVIEDSMPGVTAGKAAGMEVVAVPSVPKQAHLYTSADEVINSLLDLQPEKWGLPPFQDWIEGTLPTEPWYISGPVIKGFGRGSKVLGIPTANLSPKGHSSLLSEHPSGVYFGWAGLSTRGVYKMVMSIGWNPYFNNAEKTIEPWLLHEFTEDFYGEELRLVIVGYLRPEVNFPSLESLIAKIHEDKRIAERALDLPLYSKHKDDPYLSSSFHSESNHS
- the LOC108450652 gene encoding uncharacterized protein LOC108450652, giving the protein MGEEEREEEIKLPSSQIEPTETSESPKQQEYEWPKIRFNVPPYRTYHFHNQFRTGPNPNNFLKGVKWSPDGSCFLTSSEDNTLRLFYLPDDGSADQITACSSVSEEDSYAAQLVVSEGESVYDFCWYPYMSASDPVTCVFATTTRDHPIHLWDATSGLLRCTYRAYDAVDEITAAFSVAFNPAGTKVFAGYNKSVRVFDVHRPGRDFVQYSTLQGNKEGQTGIISAIAFCPTHTGMLATGSYSQTTAIYREDNMELLYVLHGQEGGITHVQFSKDGNYLYTGARKDPYIMCWDIRKAVEVVYKLYRSSESTNQRIAFDIECSGRHLGTGGQDGLVHIYDLQSGQWVSGFQAAADTVNGFSFHPFLPKAASSSGHRRFQILEDDNEDLQLRGEENCASVWSFSYDVTAGEQP